A genomic segment from Vidua macroura isolate BioBank_ID:100142 chromosome Z, ASM2450914v1, whole genome shotgun sequence encodes:
- the LOC128822309 gene encoding serine/threonine-protein kinase PAK 3-like, translating to MGTNDREMTSTITTNEPVPLSWLQQDFLLEEVQQLISTRGTLKLQNPRQQSAWLRDFLHCCLETDEDRCWSAQELLQHLFVTSAKPTSSLTPLIMATQQFMADRRH from the exons atggggacaaatgACAGAGAAATGACATCAactataacaaccaatg AACCTGTTCCACTATCatggctgcagcaggatttcCTGCTGGAGGAG GTTCAACAGCTGATAAGCACCAGGGGCACCCTGAAGCTGCAGAACCCCAGGCAACAGTCCGCTTGGTTGCGAGACtttctgcactgctgcctggaGACGGACGAGGACAGGTGCTGGTCTGCCCAGGAACTTCTGCAG CATCTGTTTGTAACCTCAGCCAAGCCGACCTCCAGCCTGACGCCTCTGATCATGGCAACGCAGCAGTTTATGGCCGACAGGAGACACTAG